From Ascochyta rabiei chromosome 12, complete sequence, the proteins below share one genomic window:
- a CDS encoding Guanylate kinase yields MSARSPPALTRSLHASPTAATHRAHARLTRSRPLSPPATPHIHAAPRGVSFLRTYTPASAMAPTPSTRAIVISGPSGAGKSTILKRLFDEYPDRFGFSVSHTTRNPRGAEKDGVEYHFVTKDEFNDLVEKKGFVEHATFGSNSYGTSIKAIEEIEEKGRTCILDIEMEGVKQVANHPTFPRPRFLFLSPPSMDILEKRLRGRATDKEADILKRLNQAKVEMEFANSPEAPHDKIVVNDDLEKAYQEAKAFIVGDDA; encoded by the exons ATGTCCGCTCGAAGCCCGCCCGCACTCACCAGGAGCCTGCACGCGTcacccaccgccgccacACATCGAGCCCACGCCCGCTTGACTCGCTCGCGGCCGCTGTCCCCGCCTGCCACCCCCCACATCCACGCTGCACCCAGAGGCGTGTCCTTCCTGCGCACATACACACCCGCCTCCGCCATGGCGCCCACCCCCTCCACCCGCGCAATCGTCATATCCGGCCCCTCGGGCGCCGGCAAGTCGACCATCCTCAAGCGCCTCTTCGACGAGTACCCCGACCGCTTTGGCTTCAGTGTGTCGCACACCACCCGCAACCCGCGCGGCGCTGAGAAGGACGGCGTCGAGTACCACTTTGTCACCAAGGACGAATTCAACGATCTGGTCGAGAAGAAGGGATTTGTTGAACACGCGACATTCGGCAGCAACAGCTATGGCACCAGCATCAAGGCCATAGAGGAGATTGAGGAGAAGGGGAGGACCTGCATTCTGGACATCGAGATGGAG GGCGTCAAGCAGGTCGCAAACCACCCCACCTTCCCCCGCCCGAGGTTCCTGTTCCTCTCTCCACCGAGCATGGACATTCTCGAGAAGCGCCTGAGGGGCCGTGCCACCGACAAGGAGGCCGACATCCTCAAGCGCCTCAACCAGGCCAAGGTCGAGATGGAGTTTGCGAACAGCCCCGAGGCACCGCACGACAAGATTGTCGTCAACGACGACCTCGAAAAGGCGTACCAGGAGGCCAAGGCCTTTATTGTGGGCGACGACGCATGA
- a CDS encoding Ski complex subunit Rec14 — protein sequence MVRSPSKQYLTLHTVDNAHPKASDIFAVAPTATQLLSASGASSINVYDTTQPEFPLVQTLDKAHPLGIHHLVTAKESTARRAASAGFEGKVKVWSQGEDGLWAEDGEIVDQNKPGEIWAIALSADGQYLASSSINGKINVWSLDKTQSFPRIREYETKGSFGLCVSLSDNGSFTASGHENGSIYVFSNDTGRLVHSLAGLVHPVRSVAFSPASKLLAAGGDARVIALYDVTSGEQVANFTGHGGWVLTLDWSDTGEYLLSGSHDSKAKVWRLETRACVATHSHGDKPLWTAKWLPKTPTKSEMFALGGGNNSISFYREAAG from the exons ATGGTACGCTCACCT TCCAAGCAATACCTCACCCTCCACACAGTCGATAATGCACACCCAAAGGCAAGCGACATCTTCGCCGTTGCACCCACAGCCACCCAGCTGCTCTCTGCATCCGGTGCCTCTTCGATAAACGTATACGACACCACACAACCCGAATTTCCTCTCGTCCAGACCCTCGACAAGGCACACCCTCTCGGAATTCACCACCTCGTGACCGCCAAAGAGTCCACGGCACGTCGTGCTGCCAGCGCTGGCTTTGAGGGCAAGGTCAAGGTATGGAGCCAAGGCGAAGATGGTCTCTGGGCCGAGGATGGCGAGATAGTCGACCAGAACAAGCCCGGCGAGATATGGGCCATCGCGCTCAGTGCAGACGGCCAGTATCTGGCAAGCAGCAGCATCAATGGCAAGATCAATGTCTGGAGCCTCGATAAGACTCAAAGCTTCCCGCGTATAAGAGAGTACGAAACAAAGGGCAGCTTTGGACTGTGCGTCAGCCTGAGTGACAACGGAAGCTTCACTGCCTCAGGACACGAGAATGGTTCCATATACGTCTTCAGCAACGACACTGGTCGCCTCGTACACTCTCTCGCAGGCCTTGTGCACCCCGTGCGCAGCGTTGCCTTTTCGCCCGCTTCCAAGCTGCTCGCTGCCGGAGGCGACGCGAGAGTCATCGCACTGTACGACGTCACATCTGGTGAGCAGGTGGCAAACTTTACCGGACACGGCGGATGGGTACTCACGCTGGACTGGAGCGACACGGGCGAGTACTTGCTCTCAGGGTCGCATGACTCCAAGGCAAAGGTCTGGCGTCTTGAGACGAGGGCATGCGTTGCTACACACTCGCACGGCGACAAGCCGTTGTGGACGGCCAAGTGGCTGCCCAAGACGCCGACAAAGAGCGAGATGTTTGCGCTTGGCGGTGGGAACAACTCAATTAGCTTCTACCGGGAGGCTGCCGGTTGA